The Flavobacterium marginilacus genome window below encodes:
- a CDS encoding leucine-rich repeat domain-containing protein produces MSNKITLLIFTVFFSFSSFANFSKAEKEVLIKLNQATNGAKWINKWDLSLPIDKWYGVKVVDDKVVSINLKNNNLTGRIPVEITTLLNLQELNLGTNLLNGEIPLNIGNMKALEVLDLSFNKMTGFIPVSICTLPNLKVLMLDRNIFSGELPQQIGKLSALESLSLYENSFQGSLPVSFYELKSLRTLSLYTNRFTGKLSPSIGNLVLLENLNLFDNDFKGQVPAELEKLTRLKKLNISYNLFSGQVSNKLSLLDKLNMTMRNEIGNVISLPIKG; encoded by the coding sequence ATGAGTAATAAAATTACACTTCTAATTTTTACTGTATTCTTTTCATTCTCTTCTTTTGCAAATTTTTCAAAAGCAGAAAAAGAAGTCCTTATAAAATTAAATCAAGCTACCAATGGAGCTAAATGGATTAATAAATGGGATCTTTCTTTACCGATTGATAAATGGTATGGAGTAAAAGTCGTTGATGATAAAGTGGTTTCGATAAATTTGAAAAACAATAATTTAACAGGACGTATACCCGTTGAAATCACTACTTTACTGAATTTACAGGAATTAAATTTAGGTACCAATTTATTGAATGGCGAAATACCGCTCAACATTGGTAATATGAAAGCTTTAGAGGTATTAGATCTTTCTTTTAATAAGATGACTGGTTTTATCCCTGTTTCTATCTGTACGCTTCCAAATTTAAAAGTATTAATGCTTGACCGTAATATTTTTTCTGGTGAGCTGCCACAGCAGATAGGAAAACTGTCTGCGCTTGAGAGTTTATCTTTATATGAAAACTCTTTCCAAGGTTCGCTGCCGGTTTCTTTTTACGAGTTAAAATCTTTGCGAACACTTTCTTTATATACTAATAGATTCACTGGAAAATTAAGTCCTTCGATTGGGAATCTGGTATTGTTAGAAAATCTGAATCTTTTTGATAATGACTTTAAAGGGCAGGTGCCTGCAGAATTAGAAAAATTAACTCGTTTAAAAAAATTAAATATATCCTATAATCTGTTTTCAGGTCAGGTATCCAATAAATTATCGCTGTTAGATAAATTAAATATGACCATGAGAAACGAAATAGGAAATGTAATTTCTTTACCTATAAAAGGATAA
- a CDS encoding YeiH family protein, which yields MALKTKQFTIHEDWAAVLLGFLIIGISLFIYLPSVPVFKWSNGADLQNNVCSGTNIKELFLQFIYLLGIGILGVFLVGKSVKKFLLGFPIVFVLTVAALIIAGNTVIKGLNLEAVIFSLIIGLSIGNFFKLPEWFRTALSTEIFVKIGLVLLGTGVIFSDILKAGSLGLIQALVVVLSVWYFAFWVCKKLKVDEELALMISSAVSICGVSAAIATSGAIKGDSKKLSYVISMVLVTAIPMMIFMPMVAKHFNFAEEVTGAWLGGSIDTSGAVVASGTLVGETALKISTIVKFSQNVLLGLAAFAISVYWSYAQNKSSDAVTAKPTLGVIWERFPKFVIGFIVASLVFSFLISPETRDTVKDSLKNLQGLWFALAFTSIGLETNFKDLFTNNSKKPLYAFLTAQIFNIIITLLIAFLLFGK from the coding sequence TTTTTATTTACCTGCCTTCGGTTCCTGTATTCAAGTGGTCAAACGGGGCCGATCTGCAGAATAATGTATGCAGCGGTACGAATATAAAAGAACTTTTTCTGCAATTTATTTACCTTTTAGGGATTGGTATACTAGGCGTTTTTTTGGTTGGGAAATCGGTTAAGAAATTTTTATTGGGTTTTCCAATAGTGTTTGTATTGACAGTAGCGGCCTTGATTATAGCGGGTAATACTGTAATCAAGGGGCTCAATTTAGAGGCAGTTATTTTCAGCCTGATTATAGGATTGTCTATAGGTAATTTTTTCAAGCTTCCAGAATGGTTCCGCACCGCACTTTCAACCGAAATTTTTGTAAAAATCGGTTTGGTATTGTTAGGAACCGGTGTCATATTTTCGGATATACTAAAGGCAGGTTCTCTAGGGCTGATTCAAGCTTTAGTGGTAGTTTTGTCCGTTTGGTATTTTGCTTTTTGGGTGTGTAAGAAGCTTAAAGTTGATGAGGAATTAGCCTTAATGATTTCCAGTGCTGTTTCCATCTGCGGTGTTTCGGCTGCGATTGCAACATCCGGAGCCATCAAAGGCGATTCGAAGAAACTGTCTTATGTCATTTCAATGGTATTGGTAACGGCCATTCCAATGATGATTTTTATGCCAATGGTTGCCAAGCACTTCAATTTTGCAGAAGAAGTTACAGGAGCCTGGCTCGGTGGCAGTATCGATACTTCGGGAGCTGTTGTTGCTTCGGGAACATTAGTTGGAGAAACTGCTTTGAAGATTAGCACAATTGTTAAATTTTCGCAGAATGTATTACTGGGATTAGCAGCTTTTGCGATATCCGTTTATTGGTCGTATGCCCAGAATAAATCATCGGATGCTGTTACGGCGAAACCAACTTTAGGAGTTATCTGGGAACGTTTTCCAAAGTTTGTGATTGGGTTTATTGTCGCTTCTTTGGTTTTTTCTTTTCTGATTTCCCCCGAAACAAGAGATACGGTTAAAGACAGTCTGAAGAATCTCCAGGGGCTTTGGTTTGCGCTGGCTTTTACCAGTATTGGATTGGAAACTAATTTCAAAGATTTGTTTACTAATAATAGCAAAAAGCCATTGTACGCTTTTTTGACAGCTCAGATTTTCAATATTATAATCACGCTTCTGATTGCCTTTTTATTGTTTGGCAAATAA